The window GTCCTCTCCTTCGATTGTGATTGGCCCTATGTAAATATCCCAGTGTTTGTATTAAGTCGCAGCGGCGTAACTGTGCCATCGGCGTTAAGTGAGCACGTACAAGTGCTAAATGGCGATGCGGCAAGCATTAGCGAACAACTTAAAACCCGTGGCTTTAAGCATCTCTATATCGATGGTGGCCAAACGATCCAAGGCTTTTTAGCGGCGGGGCTAATTCAAGAACTCACGCTCACTCGTATCCCCACTTTACTGGGTAAAGGCATTCCGCTCTTTGGCGACTTAGCTCAAGCGCTTCAATTAATGCCAATTCACACGCAGCAGTATGACAATGGCTACGTACAAACCCGCTACCAAGTGATAGACGACACCACTTTATAAGTCGTTTACCTGCGGGCGATGACATTAATGACGAAGCTAACCCCTACCATTTTGCGGCTTGCCCGCTTCTATTTGAGTTCATGTAACCAAAACGTTAAGCAGAATGTTAAACAAATAAATACTATCAATGACTTACTGATTGCGAATCGAAGTTCCGTTAGAATATCCCCCTCTAACAGATAGGTGAGCAATATGAGTCGTTTGCAGTCATCGAAGGGTTTTACATTAATAGAACTGGTTGTGGTCATTATTATCCTTGGGATCTTGGCCGTCGTTGCGGCACCTAAGTTTTTAAACCTAGGCCAAGATGCCCACGATGCTAGAGCCAAAACCGCATTTGCGGCCTTTGCCTCTGGCGTTAAGCTTTACCACAGCTGCTGGCTTGCAGGCGGTCACTCAGGTTATACCCAAGATCTCGCCTGCTATGG of the Shewanella baltica genome contains:
- a CDS encoding dihydrofolate reductase family protein, with the translated sequence MKASVFIAATLDGYIATPDGDIDFLNQHPSTNPDEDFGYHAFIDTVDAIVMGRKSFEKVLSFDCDWPYVNIPVFVLSRSGVTVPSALSEHVQVLNGDAASISEQLKTRGFKHLYIDGGQTIQGFLAAGLIQELTLTRIPTLLGKGIPLFGDLAQALQLMPIHTQQYDNGYVQTRYQVIDDTTL